The Cinclus cinclus chromosome 3, bCinCin1.1, whole genome shotgun sequence genome has a window encoding:
- the CD93 gene encoding complement component C1q receptor: MAALRPLLLLLLLLPAWRCGGEDVEVLCADSACYTLHRNESTWKNAQERCRDNGGNLAPVRSAAESARLRELLATARWAGPAWLGLALPRGQCVQPQEPLRGFSWVAGGEPGNFSEWASEPADTCVSARCASLRPPGPHGPGGWSDRACRNPLPAFLCKFSFQGMCGLLPLAGRGSVTYSTPFGVRTSRLAAAPFGTLAEVQCEGGGRSPFAVCKGPLAGGGFAWHPPGPLCPVACGHLNGGCQQRCLDGPGESPRCACHPGYVLAADMASCVPEDSCHPNPCQGSCRPLPGGFECGCEPGYALAADGRGCSDVDECESGPCQHQCRNIPGGFQCHCRPGYRPAGPAGRHCHDVDECAQPHACPQLCINIPGSFRCACRPGFQRQPGGDSCLDVDECLRDLCPGACRNFPGGYECLCPPGSIRDGDGHGCSPGETIPNSIPQSSSIIPQISSIPQSSGITPQSSSSIPQSSSSIPQSSSSIPGTAPIPWTTSIPRTPGMPTGGLGAGSDEHSADGPRLLLYYIVGSLVAILLLLAFALALVACRKRAAKREKPPAKNAADNYCWVPEQPESRGERR; encoded by the coding sequence ATGGCCGCGCTCCggcctctcctgctgctgttgctgctgctgccggcCTGGCGCTGCGGAGGGGAGGACGTGGAGGTGCTGTGCGCCGACAGCGCCTGCTACACCCTGCACCGCAATGAGAGCACCTGGAAAAACGCCCAGGAGCGCTGCCGGGATAACGGGGGCAACCTGGCGCCGGTGCGCAGCGCCGCCGAGTCCGCacggctgcgggagctgctggccaCGGCCCGCTGGGCTGGCCCGGCTTGGCTCGGGCTTGCCCTGCCGCGGGGTCAGTGCGTGCAGCCGCAGGAGCCGCTGCGAGGCTTCTCCTGGGTGGCCGGAGGCGAGCCGGGCAACTTCTCGGAGTGGGCATCCGAGCCGGCGGACACCTGCGTGAGCGCCCGCTGTGCCAGCCTGCGGCCGCCCGGCCCGCACGGCCCCGGCGGCTGGAGCGACCGAGCCTGCAGGAACCCGCTCCCGGCTTTCCTCTGCAAGTTCAGCTTCCAGGGAATGTGCGGGCTCCTGCCGCTGGCCGGCCGAGGCTCGGTCACCTACAGCACCCCGTTCGGGGTGCGCACCTCCCGCCTGGCCGCCGCTCCCTTCGGCACGCTGGCCGAGGTGCAGTGCGAGGGCGGCGGCCGCTCGCCCTTCGCCGTCTGCAAGGGGCCGCTGGCCGGGGGTGGCTTCGCGTGGCACCCGCCGGGTCCCCTGTGCCCGGTCGCCTGCGGCCACCTCAACGGCGGCTGCCAGCAGCGCTGCCTGGACGGGCCGGGCGAGTCCCCGCGCTGCGCTTGCCACCCCGGCTACGTGCTGGCCGCCGACATGGCCTCCTGCGTTCCCGAGGATTCCTGCCATCCCaatccctgccagggctcctgccGGCCGCTGCCCGGCGGCTTCGAGTGCGGCTGCGAGCCCGGGTACGCCCTGGCAGCCGACGGCCGCGGCTGCTCGGATGTGGATGAGTGCGAGTCGGGGCCGTGCCAGCACCAGTGCCGCAACATTCCCGGCGGCTTCCAGTGCCACTGCCGGCCCGGCTACCGCCCCGCGGGGCCCGCTGGCCGCCACTGCCACGACGTGGACGAGTGTGCCCAGCCCCACGCGTGCCCGCAGCTCTGTATCAACATTCCCGGCTCTTTCCGCTGCGCCTGCCGACCCGGCTTCCAGCGGCAGCCGGGAGGAGATTCCTGCCTGGATGTGGATGAATGCCTGAGGGATCTGTGTCCCGGCGCCTGCCGCAACTTCCCCGGCGGCTACGAGTGCCTGTGCCCGCCTGGCTCCATCCGGGACGGGGACGGGCACGGCTGCAGCCCCGGGGAGACGATCCCAAACAGTattccacagagctccagcatCATCCCACAGATTTCCAGCATCCCACAGAGCTCCGGCATCAccccacagagctccagcagcatcccacagagctccagcagcatcccacagagctccagcagcatcccaggcaCCGCGCCCATCCCATGGACCACGAGCATCCCGCGGACTCCGGGAATGCCCACCGGGGGATTGGGAGCCGGCTCGGACGAGCACAGCGCGGACGGCCCGCGGCTGCTGCTCTATTACATCGTGGGCAGCCTGGTGgccatcctgctcctgctggcgTTCGCCCTGGCGCTCGTGGCTTGCAGGAAAAGGGCGGCCAAGAGGGAGAAGCCGCCGGCCAAAAACGCGGCCGATAATTATTGCTGGGTGCCCGAGCAGCCCGAGAGCCGCGGGGAACGAAGGTAG